The Nitrospirota bacterium genome includes a region encoding these proteins:
- a CDS encoding sensor domain-containing diguanylate cyclase gives MNGKQEKNMKNQDNSYMREIIDRDRQIINLNLKINKLVELNSRYLSFMFKIPYIIQRLNTTLILQEIIVSIIEMVKNIVLTDKIGVYLFDALSNKLNRVYMNGMPQQEIDSYALGEDLIGAVAKHRFIMMREDFSRMYPQKQSDRNAKTQFWMAVPIIFKDRLLGVIGIGEIENPIGNESELLKMIADISGVALFNQILLNDAQHKANTDPLTGLNNRNYFFQMAQHYVEKSSHDGTVISLFLLDIDNFKHYNDTNGHDAGDKLLIEISKLIRSSSRKNSIVARYGGEEFIVMLPGIAKEDAYIYADRLREQISHYTFNYFEKQPLGFVSISGGVATFPEDGDTINKVINCADLALYEAKSKGKNRVMVYKAP, from the coding sequence GTGAACGGTAAACAGGAAAAGAATATGAAAAATCAGGATAATTCATATATGAGGGAAATCATTGATCGAGATCGTCAAATTATAAATCTTAATTTAAAAATAAATAAATTAGTCGAACTTAATAGCCGTTATCTGTCTTTCATGTTTAAGATACCGTATATTATTCAGCGTCTAAATACAACGTTGATATTACAGGAGATAATTGTATCTATTATCGAAATGGTAAAAAATATTGTTCTTACTGATAAAATTGGAGTGTATCTATTTGATGCATTGAGTAATAAGCTTAACAGAGTTTATATGAATGGTATGCCGCAACAGGAAATAGATTCGTATGCGCTGGGGGAAGATCTCATAGGTGCTGTTGCAAAACACCGGTTTATAATGATGAGAGAGGATTTCAGCAGGATGTATCCTCAAAAACAGAGTGATAGAAATGCAAAAACACAGTTCTGGATGGCAGTCCCGATTATCTTTAAAGACAGACTCCTTGGTGTTATCGGTATTGGAGAAATAGAGAACCCGATTGGAAATGAAAGTGAACTGTTGAAGATGATTGCAGATATATCAGGGGTGGCACTATTTAACCAAATACTTCTCAATGACGCACAACATAAGGCAAATACAGACCCATTAACAGGGTTGAATAACCGTAATTATTTTTTCCAGATGGCACAGCATTATGTAGAAAAATCAAGTCATGATGGGACTGTAATATCATTATTTTTATTAGATATAGATAATTTTAAGCATTATAATGACACAAATGGTCATGATGCAGGCGACAAACTTCTTATAGAAATTAGTAAACTTATACGCAGTTCGAGTAGAAAAAATTCAATTGTAGCTCGATATGGAGGAGAAGAATTTATAGTCATGCTGCCCGGCATAGCAAAAGAAGATGCCTACATATATGCAGACCGACTTAGAGAACAAATATCTCATTATACTTTTAATTACTTTGAAAAACAACCTCTCGGTTTTGTATCAATCAGTGGAGGAGTAGCAACATTTCCGGAAGATGGAGACACAATCAATAAAGTTATCAATTGTGCCGATTTGGCGCTTTATGAGGCAAAATCTAAAGGCAAAAACCGTGTTATGGTATATAAAGCTCCGTAA
- a CDS encoding RluA family pseudouridine synthase, with amino-acid sequence MSFNNIIVKLSESGERIDTFLAKKTGITRSQIQKLIKIGNILVNERSASQNLKVRVGDEIAITMPHEEPEGLVPEPKTLDILYEDDHLIVINKAAGMIVYPGAGHSHGTLMNALAYHRRKLATVGSPLRPGVVHRLDKDTSGIMVVALSDEAYYKLVEQFRHRTINRRYIVLVHGNLEKDHGEITSIIGRSKYDRKKMSTRVKIGKEAVTRWKVIRRFNIATLLEARLGTGRTHQIRVHFASIGHPVLGDRIYGKKIEVEAKVNGKRVVKIKFPRQMLHAETLGFTHPINGLYIEYTSPMPEDMKEKILELRELTEEER; translated from the coding sequence ATGTCATTTAATAATATCATTGTGAAATTGTCAGAGAGTGGTGAGCGGATTGATACCTTCCTCGCAAAAAAGACAGGGATTACCCGCTCTCAAATACAGAAGCTTATAAAGATCGGGAATATCCTTGTTAATGAGCGCTCTGCAAGTCAGAACCTCAAAGTCAGGGTGGGAGATGAGATTGCAATCACTATGCCTCATGAAGAACCCGAAGGACTTGTCCCTGAGCCAAAAACACTTGATATCCTGTATGAAGATGATCATTTAATTGTGATTAATAAAGCTGCCGGGATGATTGTGTATCCTGGTGCTGGACATAGCCATGGAACGCTTATGAATGCTCTTGCATACCATAGAAGGAAACTTGCAACTGTCGGTAGCCCTTTAAGGCCAGGGGTTGTGCATAGGCTTGATAAAGACACTTCCGGAATCATGGTCGTTGCGTTGAGTGACGAAGCCTATTACAAACTCGTTGAACAATTTAGACACAGGACAATTAATAGAAGGTATATCGTACTTGTGCATGGAAACCTTGAAAAAGATCATGGTGAAATTACATCCATTATAGGACGGTCTAAATATGACAGAAAAAAAATGTCAACCCGTGTGAAGATAGGCAAGGAAGCTGTCACACGCTGGAAGGTTATTAGAAGGTTTAATATCGCAACACTACTTGAAGCAAGACTTGGCACAGGTCGCACACATCAAATTCGAGTACATTTTGCTTCTATTGGACATCCTGTGCTTGGAGATAGGATTTACGGTAAAAAGATCGAGGTTGAGGCAAAGGTTAATGGGAAAAGGGTTGTAAAAATTAAATTCCCGAGACAGATGCTGCATGCAGAAACACTTGGTTTTACTCATCCAATAAATGGCCTCTATATTGAATATACAAGCCCAATGCCTGAGGATATGAAGGAAAAGATTTTAGAATTGAGGGAACTCACTGAAGAAGAAAGGTAA
- a CDS encoding PIN domain-containing protein, with translation MNDDKVFVDTNVIVYAYDKDADKKHKIAVSLMKDLWHSGLGIISTQVLQEFFITLTKKIPRPLKVAVVRETIKRLSRWDVVLIDVDIMIRATEIQERYKYSFWDSLIIASAIGSGAKAIFSEDLADGQTIQGVVIKNPFK, from the coding sequence ATGAATGACGATAAAGTGTTTGTAGACACAAATGTAATTGTGTATGCATATGACAAAGATGCAGATAAAAAGCATAAGATTGCTGTGAGTCTTATGAAAGACCTGTGGCACTCGGGGCTTGGGATTATAAGCACTCAGGTTTTACAGGAGTTTTTCATTACACTGACAAAGAAAATACCAAGGCCTTTGAAAGTGGCGGTTGTACGGGAAACAATCAAAAGACTTTCCAGATGGGATGTAGTCTTGATCGATGTGGACATAATGATAAGGGCGACAGAAATACAGGAGAGATACAAATACTCATTCTGGGACTCTCTAATCATCGCTTCTGCAATAGGAAGTGGGGCAAAAGCTATTTTTTCGGAAGATCTTGCCGATGGTCAGACAATCCAGGGAGTTGTAATAAAAAATCCTTTTAAATGA
- a CDS encoding CopG family transcriptional regulator, whose translation MERQNVTLSLPKAMLKKAKMLAMKKDKSLSALIRESLEEKIKKDTGYKEAMEQEIRLMEKGFNLGTGGHMPCSREELHE comes from the coding sequence ATGGAACGTCAGAATGTAACATTGTCACTTCCCAAAGCGATGCTGAAAAAGGCTAAGATGCTGGCTATGAAGAAAGATAAATCGTTAAGTGCCCTGATAAGGGAATCCCTTGAGGAAAAGATCAAAAAGGATACAGGGTATAAGGAAGCTATGGAACAGGAAATAAGACTTATGGAAAAAGGCTTTAATCTGGGTACAGGTGGCCATATGCCCTGCTCGCGAGAGGAATTGCATGAATGA
- a CDS encoding hydrolase: MEKFFLDKTNTALVIIDIQERLASVMKVKETVIQNCLHLIELSKTYGIPIILTEQYPKGLGQTVEEIRKALPEYRPLEKMTFTCCEEQSFLDEIEKLNKRTIIIAGMEAHVCVLQTCISLLKNGYNVHVVKDAVSSRTKENWKAGIEFMRDAGAVITCTEIVLFQILKIAGTEEFKAISRRIK; encoded by the coding sequence ATGGAAAAATTTTTTCTTGATAAAACCAATACCGCATTAGTCATTATTGATATTCAGGAAAGACTGGCTTCTGTTATGAAAGTAAAAGAAACAGTTATACAAAACTGTCTTCATCTTATTGAACTTTCAAAGACATATGGTATCCCAATTATCCTCACAGAACAGTATCCAAAGGGACTCGGTCAGACTGTTGAAGAAATACGGAAAGCATTACCAGAATATAGACCTTTAGAAAAAATGACCTTCACCTGTTGCGAAGAACAGTCATTTTTGGATGAAATTGAGAAACTCAATAAAAGAACAATAATAATTGCAGGGATGGAAGCCCACGTCTGTGTCCTCCAGACATGCATATCACTACTAAAGAACGGATATAACGTTCATGTTGTAAAAGATGCAGTCAGTTCAAGGACTAAAGAAAACTGGAAAGCAGGCATTGAATTTATGCGGGATGCCGGTGCTGTTATAACATGCACTGAAATTGTTCTGTTTCAGATATTGAAAATAGCAGGCACAGAAGAGTTCAAAGCAATATCAAGACGGATTAAGTAG
- a CDS encoding EAL domain-containing protein yields MNKLKIIEPFISSVSFNNAEEVIARTIVAMAHTLNMRVTAEGIDKKEQFKIIRSLECDEVQGNIISKPLPAEKVIKLLSKKKFIR; encoded by the coding sequence ATGAACAAATTGAAGATTATAGAGCCATTTATTTCTTCAGTTTCCTTTAATAATGCCGAAGAGGTTATTGCCAGAACAATTGTAGCTATGGCACATACTTTGAACATGAGGGTAACAGCAGAAGGCATCGATAAAAAGGAACAATTTAAAATTATTCGATCTCTTGAGTGCGATGAAGTTCAGGGGAATATCATATCTAAGCCTTTGCCAGCTGAAAAGGTGATAAAATTATTATCAAAGAAAAAATTTATAAGATAG
- a CDS encoding DegQ family serine endoprotease has product MAKKSRFFNIKTIFLIMSIITIMSPISDFTFNSYVHATETGIPSKTIDILSKTNEAIAAIAAVVKPSVVNISSTKIIRSKSNNSLFPDDPLFRKFFDDSFRFFERPRQFKQSSLGSGVIVDQSGYILTNNHVIKDAEEIKIKLFDKREFTGKVIGTDPKTDLAVIKIDATDLPAIKFGNSDNLKVGETVLAIGNPFGLNETVTSGIISAIGRANVGIADYEDFIQTDAPINPGNSGGALVNIKGELVGINTAIFSTTGGYQGIGFAIPSNMAKAVMQDLIQKGKVVRGWLGVTIQSLTPDLSEQFGIKDEKGVLVGDVIENSPAKQAGIERGDVIIGFNGKKVDDVTQLKNLVANTQPGKKVAVELIREGNRKTLMVTISELPSEITTVKESYDNLLKNVSVQELSPKLKKRLNIPERINGVIITDIEDDSPAKGHLERGDIIIEINKVPINSLKDYESVVSKIQANEEILILISRQNSTFFVLLSER; this is encoded by the coding sequence ATGGCAAAAAAAAGTAGATTTTTCAATATCAAAACAATTTTTCTAATCATGAGTATTATTACAATAATGAGCCCTATTTCTGACTTCACTTTTAACTCATATGTTCATGCAACAGAGACAGGAATACCTTCTAAAACCATAGATATCCTCTCGAAGACAAATGAGGCAATAGCAGCTATTGCTGCTGTTGTTAAGCCTTCTGTTGTAAATATATCATCAACAAAAATCATTAGAAGTAAAAGTAACAACTCTTTATTTCCTGATGATCCGCTATTCAGAAAATTTTTTGATGATAGTTTCAGATTTTTTGAGAGACCAAGACAATTCAAACAGTCATCACTCGGTTCAGGTGTAATTGTTGACCAAAGTGGGTATATTCTTACAAATAATCATGTAATTAAAGATGCTGAAGAAATAAAGATCAAATTATTTGATAAAAGAGAATTCACAGGCAAGGTCATCGGGACAGACCCTAAAACAGATCTCGCAGTCATCAAGATTGATGCAACTGATTTGCCGGCAATTAAGTTCGGAAACTCTGATAACCTTAAAGTCGGTGAAACTGTTCTCGCTATCGGAAATCCATTCGGCCTGAACGAAACAGTAACATCCGGGATTATAAGTGCAATAGGCAGGGCCAACGTAGGAATCGCTGATTATGAAGATTTCATTCAGACAGACGCGCCTATTAATCCGGGCAATTCTGGTGGAGCTCTTGTCAATATAAAAGGTGAGTTGGTTGGAATCAATACAGCAATTTTCAGCACAACAGGAGGATATCAGGGGATTGGGTTCGCAATTCCCAGCAACATGGCAAAAGCAGTCATGCAAGATCTAATTCAAAAAGGAAAAGTTGTAAGAGGATGGCTCGGCGTTACTATACAATCGTTAACTCCGGATTTATCAGAACAATTCGGGATTAAAGATGAAAAAGGTGTTCTTGTAGGAGATGTGATTGAAAACAGCCCAGCAAAACAGGCAGGGATAGAAAGAGGAGATGTAATTATTGGGTTTAACGGTAAAAAAGTTGATGATGTAACACAGCTCAAAAATCTTGTGGCAAATACTCAACCTGGCAAGAAAGTGGCGGTTGAACTGATTCGAGAAGGAAATAGGAAGACATTGATGGTAACAATTTCTGAACTCCCGTCAGAAATTACAACAGTAAAAGAATCTTATGATAATCTATTGAAAAATGTCTCTGTTCAGGAACTCTCTCCCAAGTTAAAAAAGCGTCTGAATATACCGGAAAGAATCAACGGAGTAATAATCACAGATATAGAAGACGATAGTCCAGCAAAAGGTCATTTAGAAAGAGGTGATATAATAATTGAAATAAACAAGGTTCCTATAAACAGTTTGAAAGATTACGAATCAGTTGTCTCGAAAATTCAAGCTAACGAAGAAATCCTTATTCTTATATCCAGACAGAACTCGACTTTCTTCGTATTGCTATCTGAAAGATAA
- a CDS encoding NADH-quinone oxidoreductase subunit N, whose protein sequence is MNFPLPNLGPVMPEILMTAFALIILLIDLLIKRKEIVALVSIAGVALIALSLVGSSGATFGGMYIADGYSMFFKFIFFINVILSVLISMKYIIIEKVNYGEYYSLILFSTIGMMIMASAADLIVLYLGLELMALSTYVLAGFIRHEARSSEAALKYFLLGAFSSAFLLYGISIIYGLTGTTDISAIAAFISEKEGLSSNSALLLSVLMLTVAFGFKIAAAPFHMWAPDVYEGAPTSITAFMSVGPKAAGFAVLGRVFMIAFASVKLDWTTILAILSILTMGIGNIVALSQTNIKRMLAYSSIAHAGYALLGVISANNEGIASMMNYLMIYAFMNIGAFSVIIMLRSEGFRGENIHDYEGLAKHHPLAAALMLIFMFSLTGIPPTAGFIGKLYVFLAAINAGYTWLVVIAVIFSAISAFFYLRIVMFMYMRDPKMEVTLTKSPGTGIVIGITTVAVLFIGVFPSYLLNFAKEAIKGLF, encoded by the coding sequence ATGAACTTTCCTCTTCCCAATCTTGGTCCTGTAATGCCTGAAATTCTCATGACTGCTTTTGCTCTGATTATACTGCTTATTGATCTTCTCATAAAGAGAAAGGAAATTGTTGCATTAGTCAGTATTGCAGGAGTTGCACTTATAGCATTGTCACTCGTTGGTTCATCCGGTGCTACCTTTGGAGGAATGTATATTGCTGATGGATATAGTATGTTCTTTAAATTTATTTTCTTTATCAATGTGATTCTGTCGGTCTTAATCTCAATGAAATATATCATAATCGAAAAAGTAAATTATGGAGAATATTACAGTCTTATTTTATTTTCGACTATAGGCATGATGATAATGGCTTCTGCTGCTGACCTTATTGTGCTATATCTTGGCCTTGAGCTTATGGCTCTAAGCACATATGTGCTGGCTGGTTTTATAAGGCATGAAGCACGTTCAAGTGAAGCAGCATTGAAGTATTTCCTCCTTGGAGCATTTTCATCAGCCTTCCTGCTGTATGGCATATCAATCATTTACGGATTAACAGGCACTACTGATATCAGTGCGATAGCAGCTTTTATCAGTGAGAAAGAAGGTCTCAGTAGTAACTCAGCTCTGTTGCTGTCTGTGCTTATGCTTACAGTCGCATTCGGTTTCAAGATAGCAGCTGCTCCTTTCCATATGTGGGCCCCAGATGTTTATGAAGGAGCACCTACATCAATAACTGCATTTATGTCGGTTGGGCCAAAGGCCGCTGGTTTTGCTGTTCTTGGTAGGGTCTTTATGATAGCTTTTGCATCTGTTAAATTGGACTGGACAACAATACTCGCTATTTTATCAATTCTAACTATGGGTATTGGAAATATTGTTGCTCTTTCACAGACAAATATAAAGAGGATGCTTGCATACTCTTCAATTGCCCATGCGGGATATGCGCTGCTCGGCGTAATATCAGCAAACAATGAAGGCATTGCAAGTATGATGAACTATTTAATGATTTATGCTTTTATGAATATTGGCGCGTTTTCTGTGATTATCATGTTGAGAAGCGAGGGTTTCAGGGGTGAAAATATTCATGATTATGAAGGACTGGCAAAACATCATCCACTGGCAGCAGCCCTTATGCTTATATTTATGTTTTCCCTAACTGGTATACCTCCAACAGCAGGCTTTATTGGTAAACTCTATGTGTTTCTTGCTGCCATCAACGCAGGTTATACGTGGCTTGTTGTAATTGCTGTTATTTTCAGTGCTATATCTGCATTCTTCTATCTCAGAATAGTAATGTTCATGTATATGCGTGATCCAAAGATGGAAGTAACACTTACAAAATCTCCAGGCACTGGAATTGTTATTGGAATAACAACTGTTGCAGTGTTATTTATTGGAGTATTCCCCTCATATCTTTTAAATTTTGCCAAAGAAGCAATCAAAGGGCTCTTCTAA
- a CDS encoding NADH-quinone oxidoreductase subunit M has protein sequence MEQVIMNKLSYPVLSTVIFVPVLGALFLLILKRSWETFTKWIALITALATFLFAIPLFTDFDKSTYKMQFVEKHSWIPNWNINYYLGVDGISVLFVLLSALSAILCVMISWYSIKTKVKEFYISILLTTAAMIGVFCSLDFFLFYIFWEAMLIPMFLIIGVWGGPNRIYAAIKFFLYTLVGSVLMLVGIIVLYLYAGRTFDILELATKSYPYTMQVWLFWAFFAAFAVKVPMWPVHTWLPDAHTEAPTAGSVILAAILIKMGAYGFLRFSLHLFPDASVAMTPIMLTLSIIAIIYGGVICLGQTDLKRLIAYSSVSHMGFVTLGIFALNSQGLEGGILQMLNHGVVTGALFLSVGVVYDRTHSRQIADYGGLSTHMPIYAAFFMVFTLASIGFPLTNGFIGEFLILLGGFTANKLVGVLAATGVIIGAGYMLWLYQKVFFMATNPKVIGLPDMDVRETLTLVPLIFLVFWIGLYPNSFLSFMHVSVEHLLERLSLATTQEANIAKTIMEVVIR, from the coding sequence ATGGAACAGGTAATTATGAATAAATTGAGTTATCCGGTTCTAAGTACCGTGATATTTGTACCTGTTTTGGGTGCTCTTTTTTTGCTTATTCTTAAAAGATCATGGGAGACCTTTACAAAATGGATTGCTTTGATTACAGCTTTAGCAACATTTCTTTTTGCGATTCCACTTTTTACAGATTTTGACAAGTCAACCTATAAGATGCAGTTTGTGGAGAAACATAGTTGGATACCTAACTGGAATATCAATTATTATCTCGGAGTAGATGGTATTAGTGTTTTATTTGTTCTTCTTTCTGCTCTTTCAGCTATCCTTTGTGTGATGATATCCTGGTATTCAATAAAGACAAAAGTTAAAGAATTTTACATATCAATCCTCTTAACGACAGCAGCGATGATAGGTGTTTTTTGTTCACTGGATTTTTTCCTGTTTTATATTTTCTGGGAAGCAATGCTCATCCCGATGTTCCTTATCATCGGAGTCTGGGGAGGTCCGAACAGGATATATGCTGCTATAAAGTTTTTCCTTTATACATTAGTCGGAAGTGTTCTGATGCTTGTCGGAATTATCGTTCTCTATCTTTATGCAGGGAGGACGTTTGACATTCTTGAACTGGCTACAAAATCATATCCATACACAATGCAGGTTTGGCTTTTCTGGGCGTTCTTTGCAGCTTTTGCGGTAAAGGTTCCAATGTGGCCAGTGCATACATGGTTGCCTGATGCTCATACTGAAGCGCCTACAGCAGGAAGTGTCATTCTTGCAGCTATTCTAATCAAGATGGGAGCATATGGTTTTCTTAGGTTCTCGCTTCATCTTTTCCCTGATGCATCGGTAGCAATGACACCTATTATGTTAACACTTTCTATCATTGCAATAATTTACGGAGGTGTCATCTGCCTCGGTCAGACAGATCTTAAGAGACTGATTGCATATAGTTCTGTAAGTCATATGGGATTTGTAACACTTGGTATTTTTGCCTTAAATAGCCAGGGACTTGAAGGTGGTATTTTACAGATGCTTAATCATGGTGTTGTAACAGGTGCACTCTTTTTGAGTGTTGGTGTGGTTTACGATAGGACGCATTCAAGGCAGATTGCAGACTATGGTGGACTATCGACGCATATGCCTATATATGCAGCATTTTTTATGGTATTTACACTTGCATCAATCGGATTTCCACTGACCAATGGATTTATTGGCGAATTTCTTATCCTACTCGGTGGATTTACTGCAAATAAGTTAGTCGGTGTTCTTGCTGCTACAGGGGTTATTATTGGTGCTGGGTACATGCTCTGGCTTTATCAAAAGGTTTTCTTTATGGCAACGAATCCAAAAGTAATTGGATTACCTGATATGGATGTAAGAGAAACATTAACACTTGTGCCATTGATATTTCTCGTATTCTGGATTGGTTTATATCCGAACTCTTTTCTTAGTTTTATGCATGTTTCAGTTGAACATCTTTTAGAAAGGCTCAGTTTAGCAACTACTCAAGAAGCAAATATAGCAAAAACTATTATGGAGGTAGTAATCAGATGA
- the nuoL gene encoding NADH-quinone oxidoreductase subunit L has protein sequence MGAYVLIPFLPLLAFIINILLGKEVMRDKAHWPSCLAIIGSFVLSVFALFDVINGKVFNEDLYTWIVSGNFKVSIGFLIDPLTAVMLIVVTCVGSLIHIYSIGYMHGDKGYYRFFAYLSLFVFFMLMLVTSNNFLQLYVGWEGVGLCSYFLIGFWYEKKAAADAGKKAFIVNRFGDFGFALGIFMVFLTFGTIHYEPVFSSVKNYIGHTVNFLGLEVDLITLIALLLFCGAVGKSAQIPLHVWLPDAMEGPTPVSALIHAATMVTAGVFMVARCNSIFSLSITAMNVVAIVGGITSVFAATIACVQNDIKRIIAYSTLSHLGMMFVACGVGAYAAGVFHLYTHAFFKALLFLGAGSVIHAVHHNDVQRMGGLKKYMPITYAVMFVAALSAGGIPGLAGFFSKDEIVWSAYAAHTDVSKFVWVLMTCVAFFTPFYSFRMIFLTFHSKFRGTHHEEHHLHESPAVMTVPLILLAVGAVAGGWIGIPPVLGGGAHFAHFLEPVVGHPEFHGTHAEEFRIMGTSTTIAVTGIVIAFIFYLKKTQIPLILAKNFNIIYNILFNKYYVDELYNLIIVRPTIFIARRVLVGFTDAKIIEGVVNGVPKLIGIFSGKLRRIQTGLTHHYGIMMAAGAVVIILIALIWL, from the coding sequence ATGGGAGCTTATGTTTTAATACCTTTTCTACCATTATTAGCTTTTATAATTAATATCTTGCTCGGCAAAGAAGTTATGAGGGATAAGGCGCATTGGCCTTCCTGTCTTGCCATCATAGGCTCTTTTGTCCTGTCTGTATTCGCTCTTTTCGATGTCATCAACGGAAAAGTATTTAATGAAGATTTATATACATGGATAGTTTCAGGCAATTTCAAGGTATCAATCGGTTTCCTTATTGATCCCCTTACTGCTGTGATGCTTATTGTAGTGACATGTGTAGGTTCTCTTATACATATATATTCAATTGGATATATGCACGGGGACAAGGGATATTACAGGTTCTTTGCTTATTTGAGTCTTTTTGTTTTCTTTATGCTGATGCTTGTAACTTCGAATAACTTCCTTCAGCTTTATGTCGGATGGGAGGGTGTTGGTCTCTGCTCATATTTTTTGATTGGTTTCTGGTATGAAAAGAAAGCAGCAGCAGATGCAGGGAAAAAGGCATTTATTGTCAATAGGTTCGGTGATTTTGGATTTGCTCTTGGTATATTCATGGTATTCTTAACGTTTGGTACAATCCACTATGAGCCTGTGTTCTCAAGTGTAAAAAATTATATAGGTCATACAGTGAACTTCCTCGGACTTGAGGTAGATTTAATAACATTAATTGCATTGCTGCTTTTCTGTGGTGCTGTTGGTAAATCCGCACAGATTCCACTCCATGTGTGGTTGCCTGATGCCATGGAGGGTCCTACCCCTGTCAGCGCTCTTATCCATGCAGCAACCATGGTTACTGCTGGAGTTTTCATGGTGGCAAGGTGTAATTCTATTTTCAGTCTTTCCATAACAGCTATGAATGTAGTTGCTATTGTAGGTGGAATTACATCAGTATTTGCAGCTACAATAGCCTGTGTCCAGAATGATATTAAGAGAATTATTGCATATTCAACATTAAGCCATCTTGGTATGATGTTTGTTGCTTGCGGCGTCGGTGCATACGCAGCAGGTGTATTCCATCTTTATACTCATGCATTTTTCAAAGCGCTTCTCTTTCTGGGTGCAGGGAGTGTTATACATGCTGTTCATCACAATGATGTTCAAAGGATGGGTGGTCTCAAAAAATACATGCCAATTACATACGCTGTGATGTTCGTTGCTGCGCTAAGCGCTGGTGGAATACCTGGACTGGCAGGTTTCTTCAGCAAGGATGAAATAGTATGGTCAGCATATGCTGCTCATACAGATGTTAGTAAATTTGTATGGGTCCTGATGACATGTGTTGCTTTCTTTACTCCTTTTTACTCTTTCAGGATGATATTCCTTACTTTCCATAGTAAGTTCCGCGGGACTCACCATGAAGAACATCATTTACACGAGTCACCTGCAGTTATGACAGTTCCCCTGATATTACTGGCTGTTGGTGCTGTCGCAGGTGGATGGATTGGAATTCCTCCTGTCCTCGGAGGCGGTGCACATTTTGCCCATTTTCTTGAGCCTGTAGTGGGTCATCCAGAGTTTCACGGCACACATGCTGAAGAATTCAGGATTATGGGTACTTCAACAACTATAGCTGTTACTGGTATTGTAATTGCTTTTATCTTTTATCTTAAAAAGACACAGATACCTCTCATTCTTGCTAAGAATTTCAATATAATTTACAACATTCTGTTTAACAAATATTACGTTGATGAACTTTATAATCTAATAATTGTGCGTCCCACAATTTTTATAGCAAGAAGGGTGCTTGTAGGCTTCACTGATGCAAAGATCATTGAGGGAGTTGTCAATGGTGTTCCAAAATTGATAGGCATTTTCAGCGGAAAATTAAGGAGAATCCAGACAGGACTGACCCATCATTATGGAATTATGATGGCTGCTGGTGCGGTTGTGATTATTTTGATTGCACTCATATGGTTATAG
- the nuoK gene encoding NADH-quinone oxidoreductase subunit NuoK has product MVPLSWYMFLSTAVFTIGVFGFLTRKNIILMFMSIELMLNAVNINLIAISHYLQDLRGQILAFFIIAVAAAEAAIGLAIVIALFRNKATAHVDEVKEMQG; this is encoded by the coding sequence ATGGTTCCATTAAGCTGGTATATGTTCCTTAGTACAGCGGTCTTTACGATTGGTGTATTTGGGTTCCTTACGAGAAAGAATATAATTTTGATGTTTATGTCTATAGAATTGATGCTAAATGCTGTCAATATTAACCTTATCGCAATCAGCCATTATTTGCAGGATTTGAGGGGACAAATACTTGCTTTCTTTATTATTGCAGTGGCAGCTGCTGAGGCAGCCATAGGTTTAGCTATAGTAATAGCTTTGTTCAGGAATAAGGCGACTGCACATGTTGATGAAGTAAAAGAGATGCAGGGATGA